A region of the Arthrobacter sp. FW306-07-I genome:
CATGAATACAAAACTCACCACCTGCGCCCGGATCAAACCAAGCCGTGACGGGTCGTGAAACGACACCGGCGGCCGGCGCTCACCTCGCCGGCAACCGATTCACAGCTCTTGCGGATGCTCACCACACACACCCACTGCGGTGAGCCCATGACGGCCTCCCGCCAGGGACCCGTTGTCGAGAGCCGCACCAGCGCTGTGCACGACGTCGTCACCTACAGCTGCGCCTGCGGCTTCAGGTTTGATCAGCCAACCAGTTCAGAGCACCACGATAAGGAAGTCCCATGAAACCCGCGAACAGCACCACGAAGATCTTCCGGCTGATCCCAGCCCTGGCAATAGCAGCTGGTCTGCTGACCGGCTGCTACAACCCCTCGGACGGAGACCGTGACCCCATTGCCCTCGGCGCGGACCTAAACTTCTCCGGACTGCAATTGCGGAGCGTCCTGATCGTGACGTCTGGCCAAAACGAACCCGGGCGCGTCCTGGGAACAATCTTCAACACCACCCCCACGGACATACAAATGGTCCTGGCAGACTCAGACGAACAACACCCAGTCAAGATCCCCGCCCTCGGACACGTCGAGTTCGATCAATCAGCCCTGATCTTCAACAGCACACACGAGCCTCCCGGCGCCCGCACCGATCTACAGGTAACAGCGAAAGGGCAGCAGGCCACAATCAACGTTCCCATCCAGAACGGAACCTTTGACCAGTACCGACCCTACATTCCATCTCCGAGCCCATCCAGCTAATTCCAAAGACCAGTACCTGACGACGCATCCAGGACCTATCGGAGGTGGGCACGGATCGCGCAGCATGCCGAACCCCGTCCACCAACGCGTGGGCCTCAATAAGCAGACCTTTCGCCGCCTGGCGAGTGACGGGGTTTTTCAGCCTGACGTCAGCGCATTCCTGCCTGCTGCGTCGGGCCAACCCGGAAGCCGCCCGGCCCAAGCCTCGGGCCCTCGCTGGCCTCCCCTCCGGTTGTCTGACCTGAGGTGGAGAGATGAGTACACACGAAGAAGAACTCCGGGTCATCCATTACCTGAACATCACCATGAGCTTCTACGCGATCTCCACGGGTGAGCTCTGGCTGCGGTACATCGGTCTCGGCGGGGAAAGCCGTTCCTACGAAGTTGATGAATGGCTCCGCGGGTTACGGTCCCTCCCGGACTTCCAATGCTTACTGCTTCGAATGACGATTGATGAAATCAGAGATAGCCAGCCCCCGGCCCCCAGACTTGGCTTCGGGTCGGAAAGTAAATAGCCCTGCGGGGTCTAAGTCGCGCCCGTTGTGGCAGCGACACCGGAAGCACTTTCACCCCGAAAACCTCATACATGGCAGAAACTGTAACGAGCAGGCAGGACAGCGGGAAACTTCATTCCCACGCATCAGGAAGCGACTCTCCGTTGCGTTTGCGCAATTACTGCGGTTGAATAAAGCCAGGGTGTGATAGTTATCTCCGGCTGTCAGGTCAGAGTCAAGCCGGGCGATAGGCCGGTTGACAAGTTTCTCACAACAGCACAGCGCGAGGCGGAACAGTTCCAAAGGCGCAACGGGCCGCAACCTTGGGGCTTTCAAGAAGGAGTAAACCATGAAATACATCAGGATTTACCCGGCAGCTGCAGTCACGGCAGCAGCACTGGCCCTGGCCGGCTGCACCGGGAGTCCAGCGCCAACATCCAACTCCTCGGCGGCATCGCCCACGATTTCCGCTCCAGCGGCAACCCAGGCCGCAGGTGGGGGACTGCCCGCGGTGCCTGGCGTAGTCAAGGAAGTTGAACCGTCCGTCGTCACAATCCGGACAGATATTGGCCTCGGCAGCGGTGTCATCTACCACAGCGACGGATCAATCGTCACGGACGCACACGTCGTTGAGAACGAGCAAAAACAGCCCTTCAAAAATGTTCAGGTCCAGTTCGCGGACGGGTCGCAGTCCCAGGGGACAGTCCTGGGAGTGGACGATGTCACGGACGTTGGGATCATCAAAGTCGACCGGACGGGACTGCCAGCGGCAAAATTCGCTTCATCGGATCCGGAGGTGGGTTCGATGACCGTCGTGATTGGAAGCCCTCTGGGGTTGGAGGAAACAGTCACTGCAGGAATTGTTTCCAGTCTGCACCGGAACATGCCGCCGTCCAAGGAGTCACCTCACGGCGCCATCGACCTGCTGCAGACCGACGCCCCCATTTCTCCCGGTAACTCCGGCGGCGCAGTAGCAGACTCCACCGGACAGGTCATCGGACTTTCAGAGGCGTACCTGCCACCAAGCTCCGGCGCAGTCGCGATCGGGTTTGTCACGCCGTCATCGACGGTTACCAACGTTGCCGACCAACTCCTGGCCAGCGGATCTGTCAAACACGCAGCCCTCGGCGTGGTTCCCACCGACATCACACCCCAACTCGCCCAACGGTTCTCCCTGCCCGCAACAGCTGGAGCGCTGATCGTCAACGTTTCCCCAGGCAGCCCCGCGGACCAGGCCGGCATGAAAACAGGTGACATCATCACCAAATTCGCCGAAACCCAGATTGGAAACGTTACAGACCTACTCGTGGCCCTAAGGAAGCAGGATCCCGGACAGCAGGTCGACGTCGTGGTGCAGCGCGGCTCAGCATCCCAGACCCTGCATGTCACCCTCGGGAACCTTGCCACTGCACCATGAGCAACCGCCCCCGCAGGAGGCAGCGGTTTATCGGGCAGCACCATTGCCAGCAGAGAAAACGCCCACCGGCGGGTGGACTAAAAAGAATTGAGGCGCCGCTAAAATGCAGATAATCGAGCTTGCGTTGACCTTCGGGCCCGAAAGGCTCCCTAGCGTTGGGGGCTCGCAGGCTGTACGAATCCCCTGTCAGAGAAATTGTAGACTTTCGAGAGCACGGGCAGTCTGTAGTAGCTGATCTACCGAAAACGCGTGGCTCCATTCGATGAGGATCAGGAGAGTGGATTATGCGCAAGGTCCTAGACGAGGCGATCATGGGCACCTGCCTTACTGCGAGCTCGGGACCACCCTTCTTACCAGCCGTCGCCCTTCGCGGCGGGGTCCAGCGGTGAAAGAAACGATGACCGACCAAAACCCCATCGAGTCAACGCCAACAGGAAGATTTGCTCAGCTTATCGGTTTTTTACTGGATACACGCCGACGGTCATCCGCGCCTTCTCGGTGGCTGTTGATGGTTCTGTGCCTGGACGCATTGTGGTTCGGTTTCGTCCGGCTGCCGTCGCTGCTGGGACGCGACCCAAGGCTCGACGTTGCAGGGCAGCGACACTGGGTTCCTGTACTCATCGCGATGTTGTTCGTGCCAGTAGAGGTCTATCTCGCGTGGCTGATCCTGGCCCACCAGTACAAAGAGAAGCTGGCAGTGGTACGAACCAGTGCCCTGTTGAACAAGGTCCTCAGTGAAAGCATACCCTGGCAGTGGGCGACAGATGCCGCAGGAAGATTCACGTACTGCGGGCCCGAGAGCCTGAACCTGGTTGGTTATGAACCGTCGGAGCTCGTGGGTCATCACTTCAGCCGGATCATCGACCCAGAAGACCTCGCAGACGTGCTCCAGGATAGAAGCAGAAAAACAGATGCAACCGGGGACTGGACGGGAGTCAGGACTATATACCGGCACCGTCTCGGAGGCCCGGTAATGGTTGATATCTCAGCCAAGGCCCGCACAGGGGCAGCAGGGGAGTACCTGGGACTGGAAGGACGCACCAGGTCCCTTCGGCCAGGAATCACTACCGGCGCTGTTGCCGATCAGAACCGACGGCAGGTGCAAACCCCTAATTGAGGAAGGGAATTTATCGACGGCATTCCAGCCGGTTTGGTCGCTTTCATCGCGCATACCCATCGGAGTCGAAGCACTGACGCGTTTTCCCGGTTCGGGGAAGTCGCCGGACACGCATTTCGCTGACGCTGACTCCGTCGGGCTCGGTATCGAGCTGGAGCTCGTCGCCCTTAGAACAGCGCTCGATGCAGGCCGAGAGCTTGCCGGGCATCTGTATATTGCAGTGAACCTCTCACCTGACGTGTGTCTCGATGCCAAGCTGCCCGAGCTCCTTTGTCACTCTCAAATACCGCCCGGGCGAATCGTTGTCGAAGTCACGGAACGGCATGCTGTCGCCGAGTACGCGTCGCTTAGCCGGGCACTGGAACCATTGCGTAGCTTCGGGGTTCGCATTGCCGTGGATGACGCCGGCGCCGGTTTCGCCTCAATGCGCCACATCCTCGAACTCGCCCCGGACATGATCAAACTTGACCGGGATGTCATTGCAGGAATTGACACAGATCCAGCCCGGCAGGCTCTGGGCACTGCCATGGTGGGCTTCGCAGCAGGCATAGGGGCCCAACTGGTAGCAGAGGGAATTGAAACCGCAGAGGAACTCGCCACTGTCACTGAAATGGGAATGCACGCAGGCCAAGGCTATCTACTCGGCCGCCCCTCGCTGAATTCTCACGACTGGTCCCGCTGGAACACGGGCAAACCTGCAGCCCGTCCTGAAGACTGCTGACAGTCTTCCTGCCGGCCGTTGCCGCCAAGCGCATGGCCGCCTCCCTCATCCAGCCTCGAGTAGGCCCCGACCTTCCTCTAATCTTCATCATCGGTGTCATCCTGTTTGATTGTGTCAACGTGATCGGAGCCCACTAGGACGGCCCGAACGGTACCCACCCGTCGGACGTCCGGGGATGATGTTGTGAGGGTGTCTAGGGGTTCTTGGCGTGGTTTCTGGGTCTGTGAAAACACTGCCGCGGGTTGGGACGATACCCGGGGTCCCGGTTGTTGGAAGCTGGCGTCTGGCGGAGTAGT
Encoded here:
- a CDS encoding S1C family serine protease, encoding MKYIRIYPAAAVTAAALALAGCTGSPAPTSNSSAASPTISAPAATQAAGGGLPAVPGVVKEVEPSVVTIRTDIGLGSGVIYHSDGSIVTDAHVVENEQKQPFKNVQVQFADGSQSQGTVLGVDDVTDVGIIKVDRTGLPAAKFASSDPEVGSMTVVIGSPLGLEETVTAGIVSSLHRNMPPSKESPHGAIDLLQTDAPISPGNSGGAVADSTGQVIGLSEAYLPPSSGAVAIGFVTPSSTVTNVADQLLASGSVKHAALGVVPTDITPQLAQRFSLPATAGALIVNVSPGSPADQAGMKTGDIITKFAETQIGNVTDLLVALRKQDPGQQVDVVVQRGSASQTLHVTLGNLATAP
- a CDS encoding PAS domain-containing protein, producing MTDQNPIESTPTGRFAQLIGFLLDTRRRSSAPSRWLLMVLCLDALWFGFVRLPSLLGRDPRLDVAGQRHWVPVLIAMLFVPVEVYLAWLILAHQYKEKLAVVRTSALLNKVLSESIPWQWATDAAGRFTYCGPESLNLVGYEPSELVGHHFSRIIDPEDLADVLQDRSRKTDATGDWTGVRTIYRHRLGGPVMVDISAKARTGAAGEYLGLEGRTRSLRPGITTGAVADQNRRQVQTPN
- a CDS encoding EAL domain-containing protein, encoding MPIRTDGRCKPLIEEGNLSTAFQPVWSLSSRIPIGVEALTRFPGSGKSPDTHFADADSVGLGIELELVALRTALDAGRELAGHLYIAVNLSPDVCLDAKLPELLCHSQIPPGRIVVEVTERHAVAEYASLSRALEPLRSFGVRIAVDDAGAGFASMRHILELAPDMIKLDRDVIAGIDTDPARQALGTAMVGFAAGIGAQLVAEGIETAEELATVTEMGMHAGQGYLLGRPSLNSHDWSRWNTGKPAARPEDC